The genomic region GTCTCGACCACAAGCTGTACGAGCTGGTGAAGATCCGCGCCTCCCAGATCAACCACTGCGCCTTCTGCATCGACATGCACACCAAGGACGCCCTCGCGGCGGGCGAGAGCGTCGAGCGGATCGTGCAGCTCAGCGCCTGGGACGAGTCGCGGCACTTCTACACCGCCAAGGAGCTCGCGGCCCTGGAGCTGACGGAGGCCGTGACGGTCCTGACGGACGGGTTCGTGCCGGACGAGGTGTACGAGAACGCCGCCAAGCACTTCGAGGAGGCCGAACTGGCGCAGGTGATCGCCGCGATCACGGCGATCAACGCCTGGAACCGGTTCGGGGTGACCTGCCGTATGGCGCCGGGCCACTACCAGCCGGGGCAGTACAAGTGACGGCTCGGACCCGCCTGCTCGACCCGGCGGTCGGGCGGGCCCTGTCCACGCTCAGCAAGGTCGCCAAGCAGGGCCTGGGCGACCCGGCCCTGGCCGAGCTCGTCGTGATCCGCGCCTCGCAGCTCAACCACTGCGCGTTCTGCCTCGACATGCATCTGGCGATCGCCCGCGAGTACGGGGTGAGCGAGAAGCAGCTCGATCTGCTGGCCGCGTGGGGGGAGGCCGAGGACGTCTTCGACGAGCGGGAGCGGGCCGCGCTGGCGCTGACGGAAGCGGTGACCGTGCTGACGGACGGGTTCGTGCCGGACGAGGTGTACGAGCAGGCCGCGAAGCACTTCGACGAGGCTGAACTCGCCCATCTGATCGGCCTGGTCGTCGCCGTCAACAACTGGAACCGGGTGATGGTCGGCCGCCGTGTTCCGCCAGGGGGTCACACGCCATGAGCAAGGCCGATGTGTTCCGCGCCCTGCACCACCACCGGGCCCCGGGTGATCCCCTGGTGCTGCCCGGGCCGTGGGACGCGGCCAGTGCCCGGGTGTTCGCCGAGGCCGGGTTCCCGGCGCTCGCCACGCCCAGTGCCGGGGTCGCCGCCTGCCTCGGCTACGAGGACGGGCAGGTCCCGGCCGACGAGATGTTCGCGGCGGTCGCCCGGATCGTCCGGGCCGTCGACGTGCCGGTCTCCGCCGACGTGGAGGGCGGTTACGGGATCGCGCCGAAGGAGCTCGTGGAGCGGCTGCTGGAGGTGGGGGCGGTGGGCTGCAACCTGGAGGACTCCGAGGGCGGGGTGCTCAAGGATCCGCGCGTGCACGCCGACTGGCTGGCGCAGGTGCGCGAGGCGGCCGGCGACCGGCTCTTCGTCAACGCCCGCGTGGACACCTTCGCCCGCGGGGTCGCCGATCCCGAAGCGGCCATCGAGAGGGCCGCGTTGTACGTCGCCGCGGGCGCCGACTGCGTCTACCCGATCGGCGCCCCGCCGGAGGTGCTGCCGCTGCTGCGGGCCGGTATCCAGGGGCCGATCAACGTGGTCGCGGTCCCGGGGCAGGGCCCCTCGCCCGCCGAACTCGGCGCGCGAGGGGCCACCCGGATCACCTTCGGGCCGGGGCTCCAGCGGCGGGCCACCCGCGCGCTGCGGGAGATCGCCGCCGGGCTGCGACCGTAGGGATGCTCAGGACAGCCACTTCTTCCACGTGGACCTGTGGCTGTCCACCCACTTCTTCGCCGCGTCCTCCGGCGTCATCTTCTTGTCGGCGATCATCAGGGAGACCTCGTTCTGGTCCTCGGTCGTCCACTTGAACTTCTTCAGGAAGGCCGCCGCCTTGCCGCCGTTCTTCGCGAAGCCCGAGTTCAGGTACTTCTGCAACGGCGTGTGCGGATAGGCGCAGGCGACCTTCTCCGGGTCCGCGTCGCAGCCCTCCTTGTACGGCGGCAGCTTCACCTCGGTCATGGGGACCTTTTTGAAGAGCCACTGCGGCGAGTACCAGTAGGTGAGGAAGGGCTTCTTCTCCTTGGCGAACTGCCTCATCTGGGTGATCTGCGCCGCCTCGGAGCCCGCGAACACCACCTGGTAGTCCAGCTTCAGGTTCTTCACCAGCGCCTTGTCGTTGGTGACGTAGGACGGCGAACCGTCCATCAGCTGGCCCTTGTCGCCGCTCTCCGGGGTGCGGAACAGGTGGGAGTACTTGTTGAGGTTCTTCCAGTTCGTGATGTCCGGGTGCTGCTTGGCGAGGTACGTCGGGACGAACCAGCCGATGTGGCCGGTGACGCCGAGTTCACCGCCGGGGGCGATCGTCTTCTTGTCCTTGACGTACCTCTGCTCCTGCTCGGGGTGGCCCCAGTCCTCCAGGATCGCGTCGACGCGGCCCTGGCTGAGGGCGTCCCAGGCGGGCACCTCGTCGACCTGGACGGTGTCGACGCGGTAGCCCAGTTCGTGCTCCAGGATGTACTGGGCGACGGCCACGTTGGCCTGGGCGCCCACCCAGGACTGCACGGACAGGGTCACGGTCTTGGCGCCCTGCGCGTTGGCGAAGGGCGAGGCCTGCTTGGTCATGTCGGCGGCACCGCAGCCGGTGAGCAGCGCCAGGGAGCTCACCGCGGCGACCGCGGCTGTCGTACGGACTCGCATGTCAGGCCCCCTTCTTCGCGCGGCGTTCGGTGGGCTGGGTCACCCGGTCGAGCATCAGGCCGAGGCAGACGATCGCCGCGCCGGCCACCAGACCGGTCGCCAGATCGCCCTGGGCGAGGCCGAAGACGACGTCGTAGCCGAGCGCGCCACCGCCGACCAGGCCGCCGATGACGACGACGGCGAGGACCAGGACGAGGCCCTGGTTGACGGCGAGCAGCAGGGCCGGGCGGGCCAGCGGGAGCTGGACCTGCCGCAACTGCTGCCAGCTGGTCGCGCCCAGCGAGCCGGAGGCCTCCAGGGCGGCCGGGTCGACCTGGCGCAGGCCCTGGGTGGTGATGCGGACGACGGCCGGGAGCGCGTACACGATCGCGGCCGCGACGGCCGGGGCGCGGCCGACGCCGAACAGGGCGACGACCGGGATCAGGTACACGAACTGCGGCATCGTCTGGAAGACGTCCAACACGGGCCGCAGGGCCCGCTCCAGGCGGTCGCTGCGGGCCGCGGCGATACCGACGGCGAACCCGACGACGAGGGTGACGACGACGGCCGCGAGGACCTGGGAGAGCGTGTCCAGCGAGGGCTTCCAGACGCCGAGCACGCCGATGGCGGCCATGGCGAGGACGGCGGTGAGCGCGGTGCGCCAGGTGCCGATGACCCAGGCCAGGGCGGCGACGATCAGCAGGACACCCCACCAGGGCAGCGACTGCAGGCCGTCGCGCATCGGGTCGAGGACCCAGGTGGTGAAGTGGCCGGCCCAGTCGGCGGTGCCGCCGACGACGGGAACGCCCGAGTACAGGTGCGCGGTCATCCAGTCGACGGCGCGGTTGACGGGCTCGGCGATGCCGACGACCCAGGCGTCGGGCCAGTCGAGGCGGCCCGCGAGCCGCCCGGCGACCGCCACGGCGACGACACCGGCGAGTGCGATGAGCCAGCCGCGCCCGCTGCGCGGCTCCGGTTCGGCGCCGAGCTTCTCCCCCGCCGCGCCGGTGACGCGGTCCAGGACGACGGCCAGCAGCACGATCGGGATACCGGCGGCGAGCGCGGCACCCACGTCGACCGAGGCCAGTGCCTGGTAGACGCGGTCACCGAGACCGCCCGCGCCGATGACGGCCGCGATGACGGCCATGGACAGCGCCATCATGATCGTCTGGTTGACGCCGAGGAGGAGTTCCTTGCGGGCCAGCGGGATCCGGGCGGTCAGCAGCCGCTGGCGTGCGGTGGAGCCGAGCGACTCGACGGCCTCCAACACCTCCTTGTCGGCGCCGCGCAGACCGAGCGAGGTCAGCCGGGCCATGGGCGGGGCGGCGTAGATGACGGTGGCCAGCACGGCCGCCGGGACGCCGATGCCGAAGACCAGCACGACCGGCAGCAGGTAGGCGAAGGCGGGCAGCACCTGCATGGTGTCCAGGACCGGGCGCAGGACGCGGTCCATCCGGTCGGACAGCCCGGCGGCGAGTCCGAGCAGCAGGCCGACCACGACCGACGCGAGGACCGCGACGACCATCAGGGCGAGGGTCTGCATGGTCGGCACCCACATGCCGAGCACGCCGCAGGCGAGGAACGCGACGGCCGTGCCGAGCGCCAGCCTGACGCCCGCCACGCGCCAGGCGACGAGCGCGCCCAGTGCGCTGACGCCCGCCCAGCCGATGGCGAGGAGGGCGAGGTAGACGGCCCGTACGGCGATGACGACGACGTTGCTGACGTGGCCGAAGAAGTACAGGAACAGCGGGTGGCTGTCGCGGTTGTCGATGATCCAGTCGCTGGCCTTGGCGAGCGGCTCGGAGAAGTCGACGGTAAGCGCGCCCGGCCAGCTGCCGCTGGCCCAGCGGGCACTGGCCAGCGGGACGAGGATCGCCGCCGCGACGGCCAGCAGGAGAAGCTTCTGGACGGCCCGGTTCCGCAGCAGCCCGGGAAGGCCCAGGCGGGGCGGGTTCGCGGTGATGGTCGCCATCACACCGCCTCCTTGGGCTGCTCGGTCCCCGGCGGAGCGGGCTGCTCCGTGCCGGCGACGACGCCGAGCAGTGTGTCGGAGTCGACCACGCCCACGCAGCGGCCCTTGTCCATGACACGGGCCGGTGAGCCGGCGCGGGCGACCGCCTCGATCGCCTCGGAGACCGTCGCCTCGGGCCGGACCGCCGGTCCGCTGCCGTCCTGGTCCGCCGACGGGCGGCGCATGGCCGTACGGACGGTCATGACCTGCTCGCGGGGGACGTCCCGGACGAACTCGCGGACGTAGTCGTCGGCGGGCGAGCCCACGATCTCCTCG from Streptomyces chartreusis NRRL 3882 harbors:
- a CDS encoding carboxymuconolactone decarboxylase family protein, with translation MTTHTEDTTDPTTVEYAAEQPARLDWAKHAPEVYKAMVRLEMAARQGLDHKLYELVKIRASQINHCAFCIDMHTKDALAAGESVERIVQLSAWDESRHFYTAKELAALELTEAVTVLTDGFVPDEVYENAAKHFEEAELAQVIAAITAINAWNRFGVTCRMAPGHYQPGQYK
- a CDS encoding carboxymuconolactone decarboxylase family protein, with amino-acid sequence MTARTRLLDPAVGRALSTLSKVAKQGLGDPALAELVVIRASQLNHCAFCLDMHLAIAREYGVSEKQLDLLAAWGEAEDVFDERERAALALTEAVTVLTDGFVPDEVYEQAAKHFDEAELAHLIGLVVAVNNWNRVMVGRRVPPGGHTP
- a CDS encoding isocitrate lyase/PEP mutase family protein, which translates into the protein MSKADVFRALHHHRAPGDPLVLPGPWDAASARVFAEAGFPALATPSAGVAACLGYEDGQVPADEMFAAVARIVRAVDVPVSADVEGGYGIAPKELVERLLEVGAVGCNLEDSEGGVLKDPRVHADWLAQVREAAGDRLFVNARVDTFARGVADPEAAIERAALYVAAGADCVYPIGAPPEVLPLLRAGIQGPINVVAVPGQGPSPAELGARGATRITFGPGLQRRATRALREIAAGLRP
- a CDS encoding ABC transporter substrate-binding protein, coding for MRVRTTAAVAAVSSLALLTGCGAADMTKQASPFANAQGAKTVTLSVQSWVGAQANVAVAQYILEHELGYRVDTVQVDEVPAWDALSQGRVDAILEDWGHPEQEQRYVKDKKTIAPGGELGVTGHIGWFVPTYLAKQHPDITNWKNLNKYSHLFRTPESGDKGQLMDGSPSYVTNDKALVKNLKLDYQVVFAGSEAAQITQMRQFAKEKKPFLTYWYSPQWLFKKVPMTEVKLPPYKEGCDADPEKVACAYPHTPLQKYLNSGFAKNGGKAAAFLKKFKWTTEDQNEVSLMIADKKMTPEDAAKKWVDSHRSTWKKWLS
- a CDS encoding ABC transporter permease, encoding MATITANPPRLGLPGLLRNRAVQKLLLLAVAAAILVPLASARWASGSWPGALTVDFSEPLAKASDWIIDNRDSHPLFLYFFGHVSNVVVIAVRAVYLALLAIGWAGVSALGALVAWRVAGVRLALGTAVAFLACGVLGMWVPTMQTLALMVVAVLASVVVGLLLGLAAGLSDRMDRVLRPVLDTMQVLPAFAYLLPVVLVFGIGVPAAVLATVIYAAPPMARLTSLGLRGADKEVLEAVESLGSTARQRLLTARIPLARKELLLGVNQTIMMALSMAVIAAVIGAGGLGDRVYQALASVDVGAALAAGIPIVLLAVVLDRVTGAAGEKLGAEPEPRSGRGWLIALAGVVAVAVAGRLAGRLDWPDAWVVGIAEPVNRAVDWMTAHLYSGVPVVGGTADWAGHFTTWVLDPMRDGLQSLPWWGVLLIVAALAWVIGTWRTALTAVLAMAAIGVLGVWKPSLDTLSQVLAAVVVTLVVGFAVGIAAARSDRLERALRPVLDVFQTMPQFVYLIPVVALFGVGRAPAVAAAIVYALPAVVRITTQGLRQVDPAALEASGSLGATSWQQLRQVQLPLARPALLLAVNQGLVLVLAVVVIGGLVGGGALGYDVVFGLAQGDLATGLVAGAAIVCLGLMLDRVTQPTERRAKKGA